A genomic window from Parasteatoda tepidariorum isolate YZ-2023 chromosome 10, CAS_Ptep_4.0, whole genome shotgun sequence includes:
- the LOC107441824 gene encoding high mobility group protein HMG-I/HMG-Y — MSDSEGTETKRGRRPKKAAEPRSESKDSGTDEPKAKRGRGRPKGTAKKAKKSTGGSSSGGSKRGRGRPKKSDAKDTKSSSDHDGSGDDKDD, encoded by the exons atgtcTGACAGTGAAGGAACTGAAACTAAGCGTGGTCGCAGGCCAAAGAAAGCAGCAGAGCCAAGGAGCGAAAGCAAA GATAGTGGAACTGATGAACCCAAAGCAAAGAGAGGTCGTGGCAGGCCCAAGGGAACCGCCAAGAAAGCAAAGAAGTCAACAGGCGGCAGTTCATCTGGTGGATCAAAACGTGGTCGAGGCAGGCCTAAGAAGAGT GATGCTAAAGACACTAAAAGTTCTTCAGACCATGATGGCTCTGGTGATGATAAGGATGATTAA